A genome region from Penicillium psychrofluorescens genome assembly, chromosome: 3 includes the following:
- a CDS encoding uncharacterized protein (ID:PFLUO_005359-T1.cds;~source:funannotate) gives MPLGPRKRVKPSTSGADSPSPAVSSPDAGRDRSDSQSRVPGANWYPASWSAVTRVSKAAPVTEVARESISVAKNVASSLTNSSTSLHDRPNQTRHPSIQLTKKAGASTRSLPAGATTTKVNIASDGSASTTAVDKLAEPVTEETETPKKEASNETPAKSLEQTSKEQESAPGGEIGIDASHAEHAVPAEQLGGWFSWFHRPTAFDNGPVTATSTGTEGSLPADNQVGVQPVVRHPPDPEVQEEIQQDQSQKQATETLENSPTPQKRSWLQMWYGSSASAKQGEQPPAGPTISTPAEGSVPDANGDGTTSGDQPKEPAEPSWNPVGTARSSGWSFWTKDPSKDATPDKAPEVQAIEASIPPGAQSRPMAHEPDPEANVKITKKDSTKAKAFKTNAESVHSKDGPAPVIEATSTSLPPVEPRPVEATASKQLLKSLPNQVLPRVKETYVLEESPSLLQSLGRFLHYSKAQEPQHVCRTKDIPRIKRALSIGVHGYFPAPFIRSVLGQPTGTSIRFSNMAAEAIHKWTEGQGYSCEVEKIALEGEGRISERVDLLWKLLLNWMEKIRSADFVMVSCHSQGVPVAILLVAKLISFGCLNATRVGICAMAGVNLGPFPSYRSRWISGSAGELFDFALPFSPVSKDYEAALRCALDFGVRISYIGSIDDQLVSLESSLFSPIAHPYIFRAVFVDGRVHAPSFLSHLVGFALKLRNLGISDHGLIRELSQPLAGSLYTGEGHSRLYDDEAVYQMAIEFALETSSIPSALLNIKRSHPAVSPNPYILPFAMRGLLEEEYVRRELQEETTELLKQFDDWKPLTRVLKDVKFRLEGIRSKL, from the exons ATGCCACTGGGTCCTCGTAAGAGAGTGAAGCCCAGCACCTCTGGCGCGGACTCACCGTCCCCCGCGGTGTCGAGCCCTGATGCCGGGAGAGACCGCTCCGACTCACAGTCACGAGTTCCGGGCGCT AACTGGTACCCGGCGTCCTGGTCGGCCGTAACGCGAGTGTCGAAAGCGGCCCCAGTTACCGAGGTTGCCCGTGAGAGCATCTCCGTCGCCAAAAACGTAGCGTCTAGCCTCACGAATTCTTCAACATCTCTCCACGATAGGCCGAATCAGACTCGTCATCCCTCCATTCAACTGACGAAGAAAGCGGGTGCATCAACCAGATCGCTTCCTGCAGGCGCAACTACGACAAAAGTCAACATTGCGTCGGATGGTTCAGCATCTACCACCGCTGTCGACAAGCTCGCTGAACCAGTCACCGAGGAAACGGAGACACcgaagaaagaagcatcCAATGAAACTCCTGCCAAATCTCTAGAGCAAACGTCGAAGGAACAGGAGTCCGCCCCGGGTGGCGAGATCGGAATTGACGCGTCGCATGCGGAACATGCAGTACCTGCTGAGCAGCTCGGCGGATGGTTTTCTTGGTTTCATAGACCAACTGCGTTCGACAACGGCCCTGTGACTGCAACTTCTACTGGGACGGAAGGAAGCCTGCCAGCAGATAATCAAGTTGGTGTCCAACCAGTCGTCAGGCATCCACCAGACCCGGAGGTGCAGGAAGAGATACAACAAGACCAATCACAGAAACAGGCCACAGAGACTCTTGAGAATTCACCAACGCCACAGAAACGGTCGTGGCTCCAGATGTGGTACGGTTCGAGTGCATCGGCCAAGCAGGGGGAACAGCCTCCTGCAGGGCCTACTATCTCCACTCCAGCAGAGGGCAGTGTTCCTGACGCTAATGGTGATGGTACCACATCAGGAGATCAACCGAAAGAGCCGGCCGAGCCTTCCTGGAATCCTGTTGGGACGGCGAGATCATCTGGTTGGTCTTTTTGGACTAAAGACCCTTCCAAGGATGCTACTCCCGATAAAGCCCCAGAAGTTCAGGCAATTGAAGCGTCCATACCTCCTGGGGCCCAGTCGAGGCCGATGGCGCATGAGCCGGACCCAGAGGCAAACGTCAAGATCACCAAGAAAGATAGCACCAAAGCGAAGGCATTTAAAACCAACGCCGAGTCGGTTCATTCCAAAGATGGGCCTGCTCCTGTCATTGAAGCcacatcaacatcattgCCCCCGGTCGAACCTCGTCCAGTGGAGGCTACTGCCTCGAAGCAATTGCTGAAAAGCTTGCCTAATCAAGTGCTGCCGCGGGTTAAGGAAACATACGTGCTGGAAGAATCGCCCTCTCTTTTACAGAGCCTTGGTCGATTTCTACACTACAGCAAAGCCCAAGAACCTCAGCATGTTTGCAGAACCAAGGATATACCTCGTATTAAGCGCGCTCTGTCCATCGGCGTGCATGGATACTTCCCGGCTCCCTTCATTCGAAGCGTTTTAGGTCAACCAACGGGGACTTCGATCCGATTCTCCAATATGGCCGCAGAAGCCATTCACAAGTGGACAGAAGGTCAGGGATACTCATGCGAGGTTGAAAAAATCGCTTTGGAGGGCGAAGGACGTATCTCTGAACGAGTCGACTTGCTATGGAAACTACTGCTAAATTGGATGGAGAAAATCCGGAGCGCTGACTTCGTCATGGTTTCATGCCACTCCCAGGGAGTCCCGGTGGCGATCCTGCTGGTTGCGAAGTTAATTTCGTTCGGCTGCCTGAACGCCACACGCGTGGGGATCTGTGCTATGGCTGGTGTCAATCTGGGACCATTTCCTTCCTACCGATCCCGATGGATCAGcggatctgctggagagCTGTTCGACTTCGCACTTCCGTTTAGCCCGGTATCCAAAGATTATGAGGCTGCACTACGATGCGCTCTTGATTTCGGTGTTCGAATTTCGTATATCGGCAGTATCGATGATCAGCTCGTTTCCTTGGAG TCTTCCCTCTTTTCACCCATTGCACATCCATACATCTTCCGCGCCGTCTTTGTGGACGGTAGAGTCCATGCCCCGAGTTT TCTTTCGCACCTTGTTGGCTTCGCCCTAAAACTTCGTAACCTTGGTATCTCAGACCACGGTCTCATCCGTGAGCTCAGTCAACCTCTCGCTGGCAGTCTTTATACAGGTGAAGGTCATTCTCGTCTCTACGACGACGAAGCTGTATATCA GATGGCTATTGAATTTGCCCTCGAAACATCTTCCATTCCCTCCGCCCTTCTCAACATCAAACGATCTCATCCCGCCGTCTCACCAAACCCGTACATCCTCCCCTTCGCCATGCGTGGCCTCCTGGAAGAGGAGTACGTGCGCCGTGAACTACAAGAGGAGACGACGGAGCTGCTGAAACAGTTTGATGATTGGAAGCCATTGACCAGGGTCTTGAAAGATGTCAAGTTCCGTTTGGAGGGTATTCGATCCAAGCTCTAG
- a CDS encoding uncharacterized protein (ID:PFLUO_005361-T1.cds;~source:funannotate): protein MDKNLRQHTRIRSLRKALNMQEVLKGYVARLTTLHNARMNAPGADPSDFYVRWLQRIHDWFAERHVPAHAQESAGAGQTLDSMATSNGRYPGSSSMSTSEPLIAPFPDVNLGYGQEGSQDYSPESWPDFLQDFSVDEMLDGLVEIAGM from the coding sequence ATGGACAAGAATTTGCGCCAGCACACCCGAATCCGATCGTTGCGCAAGGCGCTCAATATGCAAGAGGTGCTAAAGGGCTATGTAGCACGGTTGACAACTCTCCACAATGCTCGAATGAATGCGCCAGGTGCGGACCCATCTGATTTCTACGTGCGATGGCTGCAGCGCATTCATGACTGGTTTGCGGAACGTCATGTTCCTGCACACGCGCAAGAGTCAGCAGGCGCTGGGCAAACGCTTGATTCGATGGCAACTTCTAATGGCAGGTATCCGGGATCATCGTCGATGAGCACCTCAGAGCCTTTGATTGCTCCTTTTCCTGATGTGAATCTTGGGTATGGGCAAGAAGGCTCACAGGATTATAGCCCTGAGTCATGGCCGGATTTTCTGCAGGATTTTTCCGTGGATGAGATGCTAGATGGGTTGGTCGAGATAGCAGGCATGTAA
- a CDS encoding uncharacterized protein (ID:PFLUO_005362-T1.cds;~source:funannotate) — protein sequence MPTLWLHQVLSGSLPQHCEPVSPFLTAVSSHLHICIPTPLALISSILGTFSIVSWLFAQLPQIYKNYQIQSTSGLSIFFLVIWCLGDFSNLVGALFTRQAGWQVVVASYYVLVDITLVVQFFWYTHYKRSRHDGYDHIPPSHDVDTTGILQGMSLSDDDTSPQRPGPVDMCMDKSEPKDVGVQTGSTLNSTTGPTPSYSNEKQSSSRRSFRMGSSAASPPFALPRTMLVASLLCAVLANASPTPATGRPPHPPISHAPRETIIEIVGRIFSWMSTLLYLGSRPPQLYKNYCRKSTEGLSPLLFMAAFGGNLFYSASLLTNPNAWSNLPPYGGGGWADSHGNDRMEWVGRALPFFLGAFGVLGLDGYMGVQFLMYGPRGVDEDEDPKRGRGRWRSVRGWMRGWIPSTSPPRGELGASNRPQEGQALLNSEHERYGTV from the coding sequence ATGCCTACTTTATGGTTACACCAGGTCCTCTCAGGTTCTCTACCGCAGCACTGTGAACCAGTCTCGCCCTTTCTGACTGCCGTCTCCTCGCATCTCCACATCTGCATCCCCACCCCTCTGGCTCTTATCTCGTCAATACTCGGCACCTTCAGCATTGTCTCATGGCTCTTTGCACAGCTGCCGCAGATATATAAGAACTATCAGATTCAGTCGACTTCCGGTCTGTCGATATTTTTCCTCGTGATTTGGTGTCTGGGTGACTTTAGCAACCTCGTGGGGGCGCTCTTCACCCGACAGGCGGGGTGGCAGGTGGTGGTCGCCAGCTACTATGTCCTGGTTGATATCACTCTAGTGGTCCAGTTCTTCTGGTACACGCACTACAAACGCTCTCGACACGATGGATACGACCACATCCCACCATCGCACGATGTCGATACCACGGGCATCCTGCAGGGCATGTCGCTTTCGGATGACGACACCTCCCCTCAACGGCCTGGCCCGGTCGACATGTGTATGGACAAATCTGAGCCCAAGGACGTGGGTGTACAGACAGGCTCAACTTTAAACTCGACCACCGGCCCAACACCATCATACTCCAACGAGAAACAGAGCTCCTCTCGACGATCCTTTCGAATGGGCAGCAGCGCGGCCAGCCCGCCATTCGCTCTCCCACGCACTATGCTCGTGGCTTCACTCCTATGTGCCGTCCTAGCCAACGCAAGTCCCACACCAGCCACAGGACGCCCGCCTCACCCGCCCATCTCCCACGCCCCGCGTGAGACCATTATCGAGATCGTCGGCCGCATCTTCTCGTGGATGTCGACGCTGCTCTACCTCGGCTCGCGCCCACCACAGCTGTACAAGAACTACTGCCGCAAGAGCACAGAGGGACTGTCCCCGCTGTTGTTCATGGCCGCATTTGGCGGGAATCTCTTCTACTCAGCTTCCCTCCTGACCAATCCGAACGCCTGGTCTAATCTCCCTCCTTACGGCGGCGGAGGCTGGGCCGATTCCCATGGAAACGACCGTATGGAATGGGTTGGGCGCGCGCTCCCATTTTTCCTGGGTGCGTTTGGTGTCCTGGGGCTGGATGGATACATGGGCGTGCAGTTCCTCATGTATGGACCGCGAGgcgttgatgaagacgaagacccGAAACGGGGCCGCGGCCGGTGGAGGAGTGTTCGGGGCTGGATGCGCGGATGGATTCCTTCCACGTCTCCGCCGCGCGGGGAATTGGGTGCCTCCAACCGCCCGCAGGAGGGACAGGCTTTGCTCAATTCAGAGCATGAGAGATATGGTACCGTGTGA
- a CDS encoding uncharacterized protein (ID:PFLUO_005360-T1.cds;~source:funannotate): MPRSNMHYLFERMQHLDGWITSVITQIDLLPPIPHETGFGDYQETVTAHTIRAISRIKLSSAQIKVHRFRAFSDIPIFIKKHCDLTAAVNPNAPNTNAVNKSPMSGNGLSSLECSNNNIDPFQRASSTEYLTPPDSSTASEVCPSSIPQYPQHPFTYGFPYSCEHSAKVCLRAALVISRMFQTLPLPQPLLESQHQHHQQQQQYYNGSLPRTMPYFACCLMQSSYTLLMVFYKTRVAKRLSPDSKNEHVEGSTDQLIAELQQGLRHIIAASSNYSLAFEALYGMRDEIRGAYHAAFSLT, translated from the exons ATGCCGAG ATCAAACATGCATTACCTTTTCGAGCGAATGCAACATCTGGATGGCTGGATTACCTCTGTAATCACGCAGATTGATTTACTTCCTCCAATTCCACACGAAACAGGATTCGGGGATTACCAAGAAACCGTGACAGCGCACACTATCCGTGCTATCTCCCGCATTAAGCTATCCAG TGCGCAAATCAAAGTCCACCGTTTCCGAGccttctccgacatccccatcttcatcaagaaACATTGCGACTTGACTGCGGCTGTCAATCCCAACGCCCCAAACACCAATGCGGTCAACAAATCTCCCATGTCTGGAAACGGGCTTTCCAGCCTCGAGTGCTCAAACAATAACATTGATCCATTTCAACGAGCCTCATCAACCGAGTACCTGACACCCCCCGATTCCTCTACCGCCTCAGAAGTCTGCCCTTCCTCCATCCCACAGTATCCGCAGCACCCCTTCACCTACGGATTTCCTTATAGCTGCGAACACTCCGCCAAAGTCTGTCTCCGTGCTGCTCTGGTAATCTCACGCATGTTCCAAACCCTGCCTCTTCCACAGCCGCTTTTGGAGTCtcagcatcaacatcatcagcagcagcagcagtatTACAACGGCTCTCTTCCTCGTACCATGCCCTACTTTGCTTGCTGTCTAATGCAAAGCAGCTACACACTGCTGATGGTGTTCTACAAGACGCGCGTCGCGAAGAGGCTCTCTCCGGATTCGAAAAATGAACATGTTGAAGGTTCCACCGATCAGCTCATAGCTGAGCTTCAGCAGGGACTGCGGCATATTATCGCCGCCTCGTCCAATTACTCGCTTGCTTTTGAGGCGTTGTATGGGATGCGAG ATGAAATCAGAGGGGCATATCACGCAGCGTTTTCCTTGACATGA